Proteins encoded in a region of the Enterococcus gilvus ATCC BAA-350 genome:
- a CDS encoding transcription repressor NadR: protein MVDGDKRKAEILEALQQADKPISATRFAKEFGVSRQIVVGDVALLRAAGETIIATARGYLLERESEKLISKIAVQHGPEQTEEELHTIIEKGGEVIDVVVEHPLYGELVGGLHLMTQQDVDSFIKETSGLRATLLSELTSGIHLHTIAYETLDDLVEIKQALSEKGILYEEKHHS from the coding sequence ATGGTCGATGGCGATAAACGCAAAGCCGAGATTTTAGAAGCGTTGCAGCAAGCGGATAAACCGATCAGTGCGACTCGTTTTGCAAAGGAATTCGGCGTGAGCCGTCAAATCGTAGTGGGGGATGTGGCGTTGTTACGAGCCGCAGGTGAAACGATCATTGCCACTGCACGAGGCTACCTATTGGAACGCGAGTCAGAAAAATTGATCAGTAAAATTGCTGTTCAACACGGACCGGAGCAAACAGAAGAAGAATTGCACACAATAATCGAAAAAGGCGGAGAAGTCATTGATGTTGTAGTGGAGCATCCATTGTATGGCGAATTAGTCGGCGGACTGCATTTGATGACGCAGCAAGACGTCGATAGCTTTATCAAGGAAACCAGTGGGCTGCGGGCGACACTTTTGTCGGAGCTGACAAGCGGCATTCACCTCCACACGATCGCCTATGAGACACTGGATGATTTGGTAGAGATCAAACAGGCGCTCTCAGAAAAAGGAATCTTATATGAAGAAAAACACCATTCGTAG
- the def gene encoding peptide deformylase, which produces MITMDDIIREGHPTLRDVAKEVPIPPTAEDVALGKEMLQFLKNSQDPVKAEELHLRGGVGLAAPQLDSSKRIIAVHVPSVDPEKPENGISTVMYNPKVLSHSVQEACLGEGEGCLSVDREVPGYVVRAARITVSYYDAEGEKHKIRLKNYNAIVVQHEIDHINGIMFYDHIDEKNPLQLKDGVLVIE; this is translated from the coding sequence ATGATCACAATGGATGATATTATTCGGGAAGGCCATCCGACCTTAAGAGATGTTGCGAAAGAGGTCCCGATTCCTCCAACTGCTGAAGACGTGGCCCTTGGAAAAGAAATGCTTCAATTTCTTAAAAACAGTCAAGATCCCGTGAAAGCAGAAGAATTACACTTACGTGGCGGTGTCGGTTTAGCGGCTCCCCAATTAGATAGTTCAAAACGGATCATCGCGGTCCATGTACCAAGTGTTGACCCAGAAAAACCGGAGAACGGTATTAGTACGGTGATGTACAATCCAAAAGTTTTAAGCCACTCTGTACAGGAAGCTTGCTTAGGCGAAGGCGAGGGCTGCTTATCCGTTGATCGTGAAGTTCCCGGCTATGTCGTTCGGGCGGCACGCATCACCGTTTCTTATTATGATGCTGAGGGTGAAAAACACAAGATTCGCTTGAAAAATTACAATGCGATCGTCGTCCAGCATGAGATCGATCATATCAACGGCATCATGTTCTACGACCATATAGACGAAAAGAACCCGCTGCAATTGAAAGACGGCGTTTTAGTCATCGAATAA